The genomic DNA CTACCTCGAGCGGGTGGCGGAGGTTACGCCTCCTTTCCGCACGGCGGTGGAGGTGCGGAACAGGTCGTGGATGGAGAAGGGGAATCGGGAGTCCTTCCTTTCGCTGCTGAAGGGGGCGAACATGGCCTACGTGGCCGTGGACGAGCCGGAGCTCGACTGGACCGTGGGAAGGGAGTTCCCGGTGACGGCCACCTGGGGCGCCGTGGTGCGGTTTCACGGACGGAACAGGGAGGGCTGGATGAAAAAGGGGGCCCCCGTGGCGGAGAAGTTCCGCTACAATTACTCCGACGGGGAGCTCCTCTCCTGGGAGAGAGATGTCAGGAACGCAGCGGAGCAGGCCGGTAAGGTGTTCCTGATGTTCAACAACTGCTACCGGGATTACGCGGTGAAAAACGCCCTCCGGATGAAATGTCTTCTCGGCGTGGCCTGTTCTCCCGGGGAGGGGGTCCAGGGAGAATTTCCTTTTGAAGGATAAAGCTGATAATGATAGAAAATAAGAGCCTGTATATGGGAATCACCAATATTTCCGTCCCATAGAACGTAGTCGGTATTGATGAAAAGCACCCACAAGGGTAGAATACGATCAACGGGTTATCCGGACGGAGAGAACAGAAACGAGAAGCAAGTCAGGAAAAAACCGAAAGAAGCGGAAACAAGTCCAAGACAGTCTGTACCATGTTCCACCAGCACCGGAAGCTGCACCGAAAAGAACCGCAACAAAAGAAGTATGTAAGGGTATCTGCAGCAATTTCAAGGAGTTGGTTGTTTGACCAAGTGTCAGCGCCACCGCTCCGGATAACCCGCAAGCAATCGGAGGGGGATTTTTCCCCCTCCTTTTTTTTATTTTCCATCCATTCCGACAAAAAAGTGCTACTATTACACTGGAACACAATATCCGTCAAGGGGGGCTGTGCATGCGTTTTTGGGTTCTTTTCTGCCTGGTTTTTTTAATGTTTTTTACCGGTGTTTCCGGGCATACTCCTGCACTTGGGGCTGACGAGGCCCTGCTTCGGGGAGTCGTATACGACGAAGGGCAGAAAGGACTGCCCGGCGTCGCGATTTCCGTGTGGGACGGAAGACTGTCCTACAAGGCCGTTACTGATTTCGACGGGAATTTTACCATTCGGGGACTTCTTCCCGGAAAGCCCTTCGCCATCCGGTGGACCCCCCGGGGCGGCAATTCCGTGAAGGTGGACGCCATTACCTTTCCGCTGGAGGGAGACCTCCTCCTCTCCATGGATTACGGTTCGGTGGGCAGGGGAAATGTCTACACCGTGCGCCTCACGTCCAATCCCTCCACGGGGTACGGCTGGACGGTGCTTCACCAGGGGGTTGCCGTGGTGCGGCTGAAGGAAAATACCTTCCACGGAGAAGGGGACTCCTTCTCCGAGAGGGCCTCGACCAGAGGGCCCGGCACGGAGCTGTGGAAGTACGAGGGCATCGCCAAAGGGAAAACGGCCCTCATTTTCGGCTACCGTCGTCCGTGGGAAAAGGACACCACGCCGTCTCGGTACCATGTTCTTGCCATGACGGTGAGATAGTTTACGACGAAAGGCACATCAGGCAGCCCTTCTTTCCGAAGGCTGCCTTTTTTTTTATCCTGCGTCCCCATGAAGGCCTTCGCCAACGTATCATCTTTCATCGTCCTGTGGAGGGCGCTCCTTTTGAGGAGAAGCCGGAGCTTCCGGTCTTCTGCTCCTCCTTCCCCTGGTCCCGGTGCTATGGAGGCGATGAGGGAAGCAATAGCGCGAAAAAGGCGGGAGGCCCGGAACATTCGGGGCCTCCCGCCTTTTTGATCGTGTTTTTACTTCTTCCTTTTCATCAGCAGGCCGAGAGGGAAAAGGAGAAGCGCTACTGCAGGAACTGCCTCGCCTGCCGTGTTGCATCCGCCGCCGCCTCCGCTGCTGGGGGTTTCGTTTGCAACGGCAGCCTGGATGTCGAGATACCCCTCTGTGGAGACAATATCCGAGAGATTGTTTGTCCGTTTCACGTTTCCGAGGATTCTGCTCCGGATCTGGCCGGCCGATTCTGACGGAAACATGGCGGAAAGCAATGCCGCAGCACCGGCGACGTAGGGTGTTGCCATAGACGTGCCGTTCATTTCTTTGTATTCTCCGTTGTGGTACGTGCTCCAGATGCCGACTCCGGGCGCCGCAAGGTGAACGTATCGGGAACTGTAGTTTGCGAAATCCGGGCGTCTGTAGGAAGAATTTATCGCGGTCACGGTGATCATGTTGGAGTGTCTGAAACTGGCGGGGTAGGGGAGCTTATCCCTGTAGTCCGCCAATAGATCGTCCGGATTAGAAAGAATACCGCCCGGATTGCTGATGTCCTGATACTCGTTGCCTGACGCTACGGCCAGGATCACTCCCCGGTTTGATACGGCTTCACATGCGGTGTTCATGGCGTTGATGGCCGCCGCGTCGTTGGAAATAGATCTGTTCAGCCAGACGCCGAGGGACATGTTGGCGACCCGGATGTTCAGTCCCCGGCGTTTCTGGTCCGTCACGTACTCAAGCCCTGACACAAGGTTGTATATATCTCCGAGCCCCTCATCGTCCAGGACCTTGACTGCCAGAAGGCTCACCTCCCAGTTGACGCCGGCGACCCCGATTCCATTGTTCCCAACGGCACCTATAATACCTGCCACATGGGTGCCGTGGCCGTTGTCGTCCATGGGGTCATCATCATTGTTCAGGATATCTTTGCCAAGATGGCCGTTCAGGTCGCGTCCCATATTGTCCGCGAGATCGTCGTGGTTGTAATCGATTCCCGTATCGAGGACGGCCGCATACACGCCCCTGCTGCCTGTGGACCTGTCCCAGGCAGCAGGGGCACGGATGGCGGACATTCCCCAGAGGTTGCTGTAGCCTGGATCGTTCGGCGTTTGAGCGGCGTAAACCCTATAATTGGGCGACGCCGCAAGCACTGCAGGATTTCCCTCAAGGGCCTGCAGCAGTTCTTCCGTGGTCTTTTCCCCGCTTCTCAGAAGAACGATGTCCTTTCCTGTGACCTCCGCAATGGTTGGGGTGGAACTCACCGCCTGCGCCCCGGCCGACGCCGCCACGTTTGTCGCAGAAGCGGAAAGGGCTTGGCGGAATGCGGCGGCGCTCACAGATTCGGCCGAAACCGGGACCTTCAGGAGGACGAGGACTTCCCCTTCAGGGTAGTCGTTTCCTCCCGGGATCTGCGAGGCACCCGCCGTAGCGGCCAGGCCCAGAAGGACAACCAGGGCGACGATACTGCCGACTCTCTTCATTATTTCCACCTTCTTTCTGTTAGGTTTTTTAAAAAAGAACAGATCCTCTCCTTCCCATGCTCAAGATGCTCCGCGAACGCTTCGGGGATGATCCCTCCACTTCGTTCTGGGTGCTCTGCGAGCGCGATCGGGCGTGAAATGAACCCGGCTTCAGGACGACAAAGCGAGATCCTTCGGCCAATAACCCGGCTTCATGACGACAAAGCGAGATCCTTCGGCCAATAACCCGGCCTCATGACGACAAAGCGAGATCCTTCGGCCAAAAATCCGGCTTCAGGACGACAAAGCGAGATCCTTCGGCCAAAAATCCGGCCTCAGGATGACAAACGTTACGGGCAAAGGGGTGACAGCTGTCTTTTCTACCAGCCGCCGCCGCCGCCGCCTCCTCCTCCTCCTCCGGACGAACCGCCGCCTCCGCTGCCGCTCGACGAGCCGGGAGCCTGGGAAGCCGACGCGATGGTGGACGACATGGAGGACGCCAGCGATGCCGCTGCGCCTCCCGCGTAGAAGGTCGCCGCGGAGGGACCCGAGTACCATTCGGGCTGGTACTGCTGCTGCCTGAGGATTTCCTCGAATCGGTTCGCCCACGTCTCCGCCGTGTCCAAGGCGAAAGCGTAGGGAAGAAGCCTTTCAAAAACCTCCGGCGTTTCCTCCGGCGGGTTGAACATTTCCAGCCGGTGCCGCTCGGCGGTGCCCATGTACATGGCCAGGCCGTCCGCCTCGCCCAGCACGTCGTTTCCTTTCTCCGTCCTGACCGTCATGAGCTCACGGAAAACCAGTATTATGAGGC from Aminivibrio sp. includes the following:
- a CDS encoding DUF72 domain-containing protein, with amino-acid sequence MAEGGRIRIGTCSWAERGLIAGGWYPPSARTAAARLEFYGAAFDTVEVDSTFYAIPEQASVFQWAARTPPGFLFNVKAWGLFTRHSVKYENLPEWVRHEIPRPESGRLDFHGLPREIRPVLWKRFTSALELLRTMDRMGYLLFQLPPKVSFSPVMMRYLERVAEVTPPFRTAVEVRNRSWMEKGNRESFLSLLKGANMAYVAVDEPELDWTVGREFPVTATWGAVVRFHGRNREGWMKKGAPVAEKFRYNYSDGELLSWERDVRNAAEQAGKVFLMFNNCYRDYAVKNALRMKCLLGVACSPGEGVQGEFPFEG
- a CDS encoding protease inhibitor I42 family protein, with the translated sequence MRFWVLFCLVFLMFFTGVSGHTPALGADEALLRGVVYDEGQKGLPGVAISVWDGRLSYKAVTDFDGNFTIRGLLPGKPFAIRWTPRGGNSVKVDAITFPLEGDLLLSMDYGSVGRGNVYTVRLTSNPSTGYGWTVLHQGVAVVRLKENTFHGEGDSFSERASTRGPGTELWKYEGIAKGKTALIFGYRRPWEKDTTPSRYHVLAMTVR
- a CDS encoding S8 family serine peptidase is translated as MKRVGSIVALVVLLGLAATAGASQIPGGNDYPEGEVLVLLKVPVSAESVSAAAFRQALSASATNVAASAGAQAVSSTPTIAEVTGKDIVLLRSGEKTTEELLQALEGNPAVLAASPNYRVYAAQTPNDPGYSNLWGMSAIRAPAAWDRSTGSRGVYAAVLDTGIDYNHDDLADNMGRDLNGHLGKDILNNDDDPMDDNGHGTHVAGIIGAVGNNGIGVAGVNWEVSLLAVKVLDDEGLGDIYNLVSGLEYVTDQKRRGLNIRVANMSLGVWLNRSISNDAAAINAMNTACEAVSNRGVILAVASGNEYQDISNPGGILSNPDDLLADYRDKLPYPASFRHSNMITVTAINSSYRRPDFANYSSRYVHLAAPGVGIWSTYHNGEYKEMNGTSMATPYVAGAAALLSAMFPSESAGQIRSRILGNVKRTNNLSDIVSTEGYLDIQAAVANETPSSGGGGGCNTAGEAVPAVALLLFPLGLLMKRKK